A segment of the Eptesicus fuscus isolate TK198812 chromosome 9, DD_ASM_mEF_20220401, whole genome shotgun sequence genome:
ATGGAAATTCCCACTATTTATCAGGAACTATAATAAGTACTTTACCATtatcatctcacttaatcctctttCTCAACAACCCTTCAGAGCAGCCGCTCTCAACCCGGGGTGATTTTCCCCCGAAGGGAGCATTTGGtgatgtctggagatattttcaCTTGTCACTCCTGGGTGGGGTGCTTCTGGCATTGAGTGGGTAAAAGACAAGGATGCTGCTAAGGACAACCTCCAAGGCAAAGAATTAGCCAGTTTATAATGTCAATGGTGCTGGGCTGAGGTGCCCTGCCTtaaggtaatttatttttctactcccatcaaaacattttttaattgtagtaaaatacCACAGCATAAACAACATAACATTTACCATCTGagttatttttaagtgtacagttcagtggcattcagtactgttgtgcaaccatcaccaccatccatctccggAACAACTCTCACCTTATAAACTTGAATCTCTGTcctcattaaacactaactccccatttctcccctcccccaggccccggcagccaccattctacttcctgtctctacgCATCTGACTGCTTTCAGGTGCCTCAGACAAGTGGACTCATACACTATTTGTCCCTTTGTGAAcggcttgttttgcttagcacaatTACCCCAAGGCTCGTCCACGCTGTAGCAGGTGTcaggatttcctttctttaaggcTGAATGATACCTCACCGTATGGGTGAGCCCCATCTTGCTCACCCATTCATCcgtcaatggacacttgggttgcttccacctttggcTCTTGAGCGCGGGTGTACAATGCGGGGTACTCTTTAGATGCAGAGACAGGGGCTCAGAGGAGCTGTGTGACTTGCCCCAAGTCATACAGCTTGTCTGAGAGGGTCTTGATGTAAAGGCAGGCCTGTCCACAAAGCCTACCCTCTCTTCATGACACCACAGTGCTCTCAGTATTGCCGGGGCTCACTCAGAGACTGGTCATCTCGGAACTCACCTGACCTCTCCTCAGGGAACAATTTCTTCCAAGCCATAGAACTGGACTTGGTGTCTCCCCCATCTCTGCTCAGTGATGctaccttccctctctcctcaggACCCTGTTCATCCCTCCCTGTCATCCATGACGTTGGGATGGGCTTGgacaaggagggaggggggaggggggaagcttGTGGGCCATGGGAAGAATCTGGGTTTAAGTACAATGGAAGCCATGGGAGATTTCCAAACACACCTTATGCTGTGTTAGCTGCTGGGGATTCAAGGGGAAACGAGACACATTTTGTCCTTGAAACAGGCCAGACTCATGAATTGCCACTATCAAGCAGGGGTCATGGAGGTAGCACAGGATCCAATGAGAGTGCACAGGGCAGGCTCCCAACTCAGCCTCGGGGTGCCCAGAGCGGTGGAGGGGGGAGCTAAGTGAGAACCAGAAAGTTAGAAGAAAAGGTGAGAACCGGGACGTAACAGTTGGGCGAGGACCTGAGGGCAGGAGCCCGGGATGGTCCCCAGGACCGGAGGTGTGCACTCCGCTGCGACCCCGGGAGCGAAATTCCCAGAGCTTTTCCTCTACATGCATGAGGATGTTCCGCTCAGCATTGTCTGTAGACAACAAAAATAAGGCATCTACCCATACTTCTAACAGGAGACAGGCCAGTTAAATAGATTGATAAAGTGACCCATTATGTGGCCATTAAAAGTTAGATTTtcaaaagctaagaaccatatgatttcactcagatgtgggatataaaactgaaactcgtgaacacacacagcagtgtggtgattgccagagggaagggggcggaAGGAGAAGGGGttctaatataaggtgacaggagaagacttGACTTCGGGTGGTGGGCATAGGATGCAGTATACAGATCTTGTCACTTTGATGCGAATTGGAGACTTGGCTCATGTAACCGTGAATGTGCCAGATCCAGGTACTCACGACAACCCACACGACGTGGGGCCCTCAACACCCTTCCAGCCTGAAGGCGACACAGCCTTCCAAGCACCTCATCCCAATTACACTGGAAACCACAAGATTCTGGGACAGCGGGAGTTGGACGGCCACTTGGCTAAAAGGGCCTCCCCCTTGGGAATCTGGGTCAGCTGGTGCAGGGTCACCCAGAGAACAGTGGTCCTGGCCTCTCCAGAGCAAATCCCCAACCACGTGCCCCGGGCTGTCCTGGGTGGGCAGGAAGGTAGGACCACTGTCCTCTGTTTCCCAGCAACAAGGTCACCCTGTGAGTGAAGCGACAGAGTGACATGATGAATGTGATGCTTTCAGAAAGGGCCGGTGTTTGGGATGGAACAGCAGGACCCTGGGAGCAGGCTGTCCAGGGAGCAGACGAGGCGAGGTCACCTCGGCCCATGTACACAGTGGCCTCTTCCCCGGAGCTCCAGACCGTGGCGCCCGTAGAAGCCGACACCTGGCCCTGGACACAAGTAATTGTGAGAAAGGTGACACCCGGGGACTCAACTCTAATTAAGAGGCAAATTAAAAATGCAGTAGCCCGTGGCACACAGGCGTGCACAGACCTGTCAAAGGCAGGGTGAGACCTCGGTCAGCCCCGCCAGGGGCTGGATAAACACACAGAATGTTCGCTCCGCTGGGGAGCAAAACTGCGATGCCAATGAAAGCAATGAGGGGACAGATTACTCTGCCagtcaaatgtttaaaaagaataaagctggggaaggggggggcacGGGGACTCTCTACTGGCCACCAGTGTCCCCTGTCTGGGACGCAATTAGGCAAAAATGACTCcagagatttaaaataaacatagacTTTCACTCTGTGTTCCCACCTCAAAAAATCCACCCCAAAGAAATTCCCAGAGCTTTTCCTCTACATGCATGAGGATGTTCCGTTCAGCATTGTCTGTAGACAAAAATAAGGCATCTACCCATGCTTCTAACAGGAGACAGGCCAGTTAATAGATTGATAAAATGACCCATTGCGTGGccattaaaagttaaattttcaaaagctaagaaccatatgatttcactcagatgtgggatataaaactgaaactcgtgaacacacacagcagtgtggtggttgccagagggaagggggcggaaggagaaggggtcctaatataaggtgacaggagaagacttgactttgggtggtgggcacaggatGCAGTATACAGATCTTGTCACTCAGAAACCCaccctgaaacctgtatgttctgTTGACATGCAAAGACAGGAAACTCTCACAGCTCAATAAGAGACACAAAATCAGTAATAAGGTGTATAATCTAGTatcaatttgtttaaaaaatatgtatgtgctTAAGAATAAAACCCAATTAAATACAGAAAACCTCGGAGAGTGGTGGGCTCCTGGGTGCTTTCCATTTCTTTAGGAGACTTTTCTACAGCTCCCGAGTCTGCGTGGAGCCTGCTATTTCATCCTCCGGAAGAAAAAACTgcttccattttaaagaaaaagcaatagGGTCACCTTGGAGTCACCAGGGGAGAAAGTAATCAGCTTCGGTCGCTTTGGCTGAACTACTATTTTGTCAGTATGACAAGAAGTCCTCACTCTTCCCACCAAACCAGGCTCTCCAAGTGTCTGACGTCAGAAAAGGAGAGTGGGATTACTAGGAGAtgggggcagggacccccagaGAGCCGAGGGTCCAGCCTGGCAGGAGACCTGGCAGGTCCAACTGGTGAGCACCCCACCTGCCTGACTCCCCTTTCCTAGAGAGGACTCCATGCAGGGTCTGCCCACAGGGCCCGAGCCGAGCTCAGAATGGCCTTCCCAGGAAGCTGCCCCAGGCAGGGGCCAGGTGAGCAGACCTAAGGCATAGCATGTGCACCTGTGTAACTGTGCCCCTGATCCCCACTCCTCTCCGCCTTCCCTCCCTACTGCTGCCCATGTCAAGGTCGCTGGGCATGAGAATTAGTTCCCTTCACTTCCCTAGTCTGTGGGCCACACGTGGCTGTGGCCACAAAGGGAAGTGGAAGAGGGACCTTAGCTATTCAGTCCTCCCCCAGGGACCTGCGTGCGCCCTTCCTGAGGTGGGTACGAgcatcatcctcattttacagatgaggaaactggggtacGGCAGGTGACCCAACTAgtaagaagcagaggcaggatttgaacccagcagCTCAGTGCCGGAGTCCGGGCTCTCAGCCACTCTGCCCTGCACAAGtgcaggagaaggagggagggggtgcctgAGGTTACAGAGCACCCATCCTGTGCTAAGCATGCCTGGGCCCTGGATGGAGCTGATCTCAGGTAAACACGGTGTGGGATTCGGGCACTGCGTGCTGAGGTTAGAGGTCGGGAaacggaagctcagagaggtcgGAGACTTGCTAGCATCACACATCTGGGAGAAATGACGTTCTACATTCACACCGCTCCTTCCTTCCACCGACATGATCTGGTTTTGATCCCGAAAATCACCAGGTCAGACGACTACACAGCATTCCAGGTGCCAGTTTCAAGCAGGAGGAAGATGAGGCTCAAACAAAGTTAAGTGACCCACCCAGAGTCACCCAGGTTTAAGCGAGGACTCAAGCCTGTGTCTTCAGACTCCAAACCAAGGTCCCTGTAGAGACCTCAGAGGCCAACCACAGTACTTCAGAGATGAGAACATGAGGCTGAAGGACAGGTGGCCCGTTCAAGGTCACAGCCATCGATGGCAGCACAGAGGCTGAAACCTACAGATCCTGACCCCATAACACCTAGCCCTCACGCGGATGCCCACGAGAGCCCGTTATATCAGCTCAGTTAACCGTGGGGATAAAGATGCCAAGTCCGTGGGGAAGCAGAGGCGGAAACCATCAGAACCGAGGCACACCCCCATTCCACAGTGAGGTCTTCCGGCCTCCGGGGCAGCTTGTGGTGGGGAGCGTCTGGGGAGCCCGGCCCTTGAAGGAAGGCAAAGTTTAAAGCTGGGgagtctggccctggccagtttggctcagtggatggagcgtcggcctgaggactgaagggtcccaggttcaattccagtcaagggcacatgaccgggttgcgggctcggtccccagtgggggggcgtgcaggaagtggccgatcggtggttctctctcatcattgatgttgctatctctctctccctctctgaaatcaataaaaatattttaaaaataaataaagctgggGAGTCTGTATCTTTTAGGGCTTTTTTATGGGAGAGAGCCTGCCTGGGCTTAAAGTGGCAGCTCAGGGGCCTGTGCCTGTGAGGAGAGACTGGCCCTGCCTGGGGTGGGTGCTTAGTTAGTGTGGAATGAGTGCGTGAGCACAGGATCCAGAGCAACACCCTGAATCCTCAGTACATGGAAAAAGGATCTACAGAAGCTAAGTCCGTATCGATGTCAGCTTTTATAATGTGTGCCACACAGCTCTGGCTCCTGTTCTACCCAGAGCCTTAGGGACACgccggaggtggaggtggaggtggaggtggaggtggaggtggaggtggagccaGGCTCTGGAGGCCCCTGCTGGGCCCCACGTGGAAGGCTGGGATCCCTGAGGGCAAGGACACTCCGCCTGCTCCCTGTCTGGGGCTCATCCCTGTGGGTGCTGAGGTCCCTTCCTTCTCAGCTCTGCCTTTGCTTCCTTCCCGCTGGCCTTCACGGGGGCCGTAACTGCCCGGCCCGGTGCTCCTGTCTGCAGGTGGGGGTGCATGTCCCTGTCACCTCGGGAAAGGCGCACCAGGAAAGTGAACGGCGCACCTGCTCACATTTTTGTTGGGCGATTTCGCATCTGGGCTGCAAAATCACAGAACCTGGCTCTTCGCGAGCTGCCATTGTCCCTCACCAGGAATATCCTCACCCCTTTAGAGAGAAGGGCCAGCTGGGAGCTGAGAAACACACCTGCTCAGGCCCTGGGGGCTGCTGGGTAGTGAGAATGCGATCAGCTGTTTCCTATCAGGAGGGCGCGTTCCATTTAGAAGGGGTTAAGTAACCCACACCCACCGGTACTAGGACCCAGAGGCCCATGAGGTGATTTCGGTCACGGGTGACAGAGAAATGACAGATCTCTAACTCTGGAAAGTGGGTTGTtggagaaggagggggggagggaggcggagtATAGCATCAGGACCCAGAAACTCTGGAGAATCCAGTGTCCCTCCACAGCCCCTTTCCCCAGCAGACTCCCAGAAAAAGTTCAGGCTAGGAACTTGCGAGGTTACAGCCGGGAGCAACTCTCATCCAGTGCCCTGACGTCACTCCTGAGCACCCAGACCTCTTCCgggctccaccccaggcccccgGGCTGCGGGGGCCTCgcccagccccttcctcctccctcccccgcccggctCACCTTTGGGCAGCTTGGACGCGTtctcctggatccaggtgaagaGGTGGGCGAAGTCGCAGTCGCAGAGCCAGGGGTTCCCGTCCAGGCGCAGGGAGCGCAGCGCGGGCAGCGCGGCCAGGGCGGCCACGCTGAGGCTGCGCAGGTCGTTGTCGTTGAGCTCCAGCACCTGCAGCGACTCCAGGGTCTCGAAGGCGGCCTCGTGCACGCCCTCCAGGCGGTTGTTGGCCAGGCTCAGCCGGACCAGCCTGCCGGCCGAGCGGAAGGCGCCGGCGCCCAGCTGGGTCAGGTTGTTGTAGCTGAGGTCGAGGAAGGCGAGCTTGGCCGAGCCGCGGAACGTGCCCTCCTCCAGCGAGCGCAGCGAGTTGTTCCTGAAGTCCAGGTAGACCAGGTCGCCGTGGAAGATGAAGAAGTCCTCGGGGATGCGCTGGATGCGGTTGCCGGCCACCAGCAGCTTGCGCACGTCCAGGGGGAAGGGGTCGGGCACGCTGGGCAGCCCGCGGCCGCGGCAGTCCACGGTGTGCGGGTCGGTGCAGGCGCAGCCCGCGGGGCAGGCGCGCCCGGGccggagcagcagcaggaggctgcagagcccgagcgcggcggcggcggcgccccgcgggggcgcggggggcggtgCGGGGGCGCATGGCCTGAGCCGCGGCGACGCGGACCGGCTCTCGGGACGGCCGGGCGCTGGGAGCCGgagggcggccggggcggggagggcgtgCGCCCGGGCGCGCGGGGGCGAGAGAGCGCAGCGAGAGCGGACTTGGGGAGCTGGGAGCGGAAGGGACGGAgcgggaggggggaaaaagaggggggggggaccGGGAGGGAGGGGCGAGGGACACTCGAGAAGGATTTCCCAGGACAGGAAATTAACCCGCTGTTAAATCCCAGGGGAGAGACGGGGTGGCCAAGTGGTGGTCGCCAAATGCGGTAGCCAAATGCGGCCCCACCGGGACGGCTTACTTCGGGGACCTGATAATCGGAGCTGTCGTGTGCGCTCGGCCAGGAGCCCTCGACGACTAAGCTCGGTTACCGAGCGCATCCCAGCCCAGGCGGTGTCCAGGGCCCCGAGCCCGGTGCCCCCACGCCCGCCAGGTGCCAAAGCACGCTCCCCGCGCGCCACCCCGCTGCCAAAGGGAGCGCAGCCCGGGTCACTGTGGCCCGGCGCCCGGAGCAATCCCGGCAGGCTCTTGGCGGAGCCGCGACCCGGGCTGCCCATGGGGTTGGGCAGGGCCCCAGAGGGGTGGCTGTTCTTCCTCCCTCCGGACCCCTACCCGAATCTCAGCGAGGCCGGCGGGGTCCTCGAGGCTGGCAGCCGCCCCGACGCCCCGCTGTGGCCAAAGGAAGTCCAAGGCCAGTCAGCACTTTCCACGTTGGTCCCTGCTCCTCAGGAACGTGCAGCGGCCAGTGCTGagctgctgctggtctgggagGCCCAACCGAAGGGGTGTGGCCTGGGGTACGGAGGCCTGGCTTCCGTGTCCTGCGGCCTCACCTCTCTGGACCCCCTGCGCCCCCTCCGTAAAATTGGGAAACAGTCTGTCAGCAGCTATGGAGGACCACCACGGGGTCAAGAACCCGAATTAAAAAATGatctcttccctcttttttttttttatatttatatttatttattattattttttttcccaattttttttattaaggtattatatgtgtacatattttaccattgccaccccccacccgaTCTCTTCCCTCTTAATGttcactcctcccccacccccccacccccaccaactcCCAGCTTTGGTCCCCAAGGAAGCAGGTCAGGGAGGTGTCCCGGCTGAAAGGACAGCAAGGCAGGTCACCTCCGCTTCAGACACAAgattcccctcctccccgcccccaagccaagctcctcctccccactctctaTTTAAGAAACTTTCTAAGGCGAGGTCCCCACAGAGCCACCACGCTGCGGGCTATTTTGGTCCAAATACCCTGGAATTGATAAGCTGGACCAAAATAACCCAGGGAACAGCTGTTGGGCAACCCGCCCCAGagaccctgccctggcccctggccccgaTGCGCTTTGGTGGCGGCTCGGATGCTAAAGCCACGGAGCTAAGCCCCAGCCTTTTTCCAAAGGTACATGGAGTCTTGGTGCCTTCGGGTGGATCAAAACCCTGAGCCTCTGGGTCTGAGCCAGCGGCTCCACAGATAAGGAGTTTCAGGagccctggggagcaggggggaggggagctctgaGCCACTGGGGATCCTGCAGCTCTTTCCCTGCCTACATGCCAGGCCTCCATGCCAGACCCCCTGAGGCTTCTGGGGGGTGTCTCCTCTCTTCCGGGGTCCCCAGCTGCAGGGGCTCAGCCCGCTCTCTGGTCTGTCTCCTCCTCTTGAAGAGCAGGTGCCAGAGCAATGGTCTGAGTCCCCCCAGAGTGGGTGAGAGTGCCCACTGCACACACGACACATTGTAATGATCTGGGCCTCCACCTTTGCAGTCTGGGGCCTGGTTCCCGCCGCTCACCACTGTGTTAGGGGAGCCTGTTGATTACGGCCGGAGCCCTCGGCATCGTTGCTTCGGCTGGCCTGCGTTCGGTCGGGCTGCTGTCTTGCACGTGTGCGccctgtgcctgtgtgtctgaGTGTGGACAGCCCTGCCCAGTGGGCTGCTTGgctggagccctggcctgggagtcgggcccctggccccggccccggccccaccgCTAGCCACAGTGCCTCTCCTGGGCCACTGGACCTCTCTGGGGAATACTTCCCGGCCCGGGGTCCCTGGCCTCCTTGAGGGTAAACTCTTTTCAGGATTTCAAACAGTGTGGTGGAAACTGGGCCTTCACCCCTGAGGGAGTCACCCGGAGTAAATGCTGCCATTCTGGGCAATGGGCTCGGGGTAGCCCTAGTTCTCTGGTGCTGAGCAGAAACCGGCGCTCATGGGTGACTTAGATGAATGAAAACAGAGCTGAACTTCTACTTAATAAATGCAGAGCATTTAGCAAGGGCTTGCCGACAGGGGGGTGCATggttagtaaaataataaaaggggtCCCTGGTCATGAAAGTATTGAGAAGAGCCACTCTCTCTCGGCCTTGATGCCCTCATCTTGAAACTAGAGAGAAAatgccttctctcctcctccacctccgccccctccccccggccacaGGCGGCTCGAGGCCCATGTGGGAACCAGTGCTGTGGAACGTGATCTGAAAAATGTTTGGGACAGGCTGCATGTGCAAGTGGCCATACGGCTTGCTGTGGCAGGAGCTCCTTGCTTCTTGCTTTGGGCGTCCCCCCAAAGTCCCCCGAATTCAAACTGAAGCATTTTTTCACCCATGTCAGCAGGACCAGACGTGGCTGAGGTtcgtggggagcagggaggacccCATCTTCCAGGAGTCCCATCGCTTGGGAAAATGCGAGCTTTGCCCCCTCTGTTTTCCCCTGCAAGGAGAGCGTGGCTGTGACCTCAGCAAGGTCGCACGGTGAGCCAGTGACAGCTGCTGGAAATAGAACACAGGCATCCTGACACCCCAGCTGCTGCACTCCCCGGCTCCCTCCCGGGAAGGGGCCTCTCACAGCTCGCCATCAGCATGAAGAAACCGTGCAGGTGACTGGAGGGACCTTCAGAGGCTCGGCTGGTCAGCTCCGGGCTTGTATTTATTCCCAGAATCGACACAGTTTGTGATTCTCATTCAAGAGGCTCAAAACGGGGGTGTGGCCAACGCCCAGGGTGTCCTGATGTCTTCAAAGCTGACATCAcgcctcccccagctggccaagctgagtccccacccctgccctgtgctCCCCCAGCTACAGAGCACTTCCTGTCTCGTCTTGTAAGTGGCCCACGTCCGACTCCCCGTGGAGCCTTGGGGAGCTGTGCGGACAGGGGTACCCAGGAAATCCCCCATGTGGAGCCTGGCCCCTGTAAGCAAAAACAACCCAGTCAGACTGACCTCTAAATTAGCCAACATTCTAGGCCCTAAATTATAAACAAGATGATGCCGGTATGGCACACGCAGGAGTATGAATGCAGCTGCCGACACTAGGTGTGAGTGGTGAGTGTGGCTGGTGGGGGGTGATGTCATTTGGGTTACCGACGTGATGAGCGCCTGGCTGACCTAGGTAGGAGCCACGAGAACACCCCATGGGCTCCAGGAAAGGAGATGCACTTTGGCCCTTTGCCTGGGGCAAGCTGACTCGATGAACCCAGTCTCTATGGACACAGCTTTGTCTCTGtgtccatctcccccaccccacccccaatcaagTTAGCTAAACCCAGGCTCCGCATGTTCCCACCCACTGCTCTTCATCGCtgccaccaccagggggcaccctCTGCTGCCGCAGTAAAACACGCTTCTGCCCTGCTCCTCTCTGGCAAGCGGGGACCCACTCTTGAGAATAAAAGCTGCTGCCCCGTTTTACTCCTGGGGGCAGGAGATGAATATGCAACCAGCCTTAATGGGGGGCAGGGTGGTGGTGTGGTTAGGAACGTGggcttggagtcagacagacccgGGTCACATCCTGGTCCTCCCGTTCACTGGCTCTGTCaccctcagttttcccatctgggaAGTGGGAAATGCCTGCATCACTGGGTTGCTAAGAGGATTCATTGAGATATGTATGAGTGCTTAGCAGTGAGACTGACACAACAAATAGTAGCCACATCATTATCAAGCtcttgcccggctggcgtggctcagtggttgagcatcagtctatgaaccagaaggtcacgggttcgattcttggtcagggcacatgcctcggctgcaggctcgatcccctgtgtggggtgtgcaaggggcagctgatcaatgattccctgtcatcactgatgtgtgtatctctctctgccttcaactctgaaatcaattttaaaaaaacgtatttttaaaaagtgatcaggTTCTCTCTATCTGTTCGCCTATAACAGGTAAAGATTTCGTGGAGGTAAAGACTGTGTTTGTCTCTCTGGAGTTTATTTGTTAAAGATGCCCTAACATTCAAGGGTGAGCTTTAGTAACTCTTCCTGCCCTGAACCCAGTCCCACCTGAGACAGAGGGAcagatggacacagacacaccccTTAGCTCTTTCCTGCCTTTGTGAGCACAGCTATAGGTGAgcgccctcccgccccgcccccccccgctggcttgGTTGCTCTGAGCATGGGCAGACTGACTGAGGGCATGGggtcggtccctcagcccggcacaAGGCGACATCTGTTCTCTGCTCACGGCCAGTGCTCCTCAGGTGAGCCAGCCATCCAGCAAACGTGTGACCTCGGGTAGGGCTGGAGGAGGTCGGCGATGGTGTCACCCTGTCTCTCCCAGGAGGAGACAATCACAGAGCGCACGTCCCGAGAGTCCAAGGCACGCTCATCCCACCGGCAGGAGGCGCATGTCACAGCCAGCCCAGGAGTCATCTGTTTCCCCCTCGCTGGCCCCTGCCTCCTGTCCATTGACGAGGCCCCTCGGACCCC
Coding sequences within it:
- the LRRC38 gene encoding LOW QUALITY PROTEIN: leucine-rich repeat-containing protein 38 (The sequence of the model RefSeq protein was modified relative to this genomic sequence to represent the inferred CDS: deleted 1 base in 1 codon) produces the protein MRPRTAPRAPAGRAAAALGLCSLLLLLRPGRACPAGCACTDPHTVDCRGRGLPSVPDPFPLDVRKLLVAGNRIQRIPEDFFIFHGDLVYLDFRNNSLRSLEEGTFRGSAKLAFLDLSYNNLTQLGAGAFRSAGRLVRLSLANNRLEGVHEAAFETLESLQVLELNDNDLRSLSVAALAALPALRSLRLDGNPWLCDCDFAHLFTWIQENASKLPKGLDEIQCSLPPENRRVFLRQLSEASFSECKFSLSLTDLFIIIFSGVAVSIAAIISSFVLATVVQCFQRCTPSKDAEEEDEDEDD